From a single Arthrobacter sp. SLBN-112 genomic region:
- a CDS encoding DUF1003 domain-containing protein codes for MAALADNSAPKNPNQRNLANTESKGSLDTPLSARQRILPKFSPDPDAFGHATEGFARFMGTPQFLVYMTVFCIFWLGWNTWAPVEWQFDSRDLGFTLLTLMLSLQASYAAPLLLLAQNRQDDRDRVSVQQDRQRAERNLSDTEYLTRELASLRIALREVATRDYVRAELRSLLEDLLEAQEELRTHDDTGPGSHESPRDKVKDKLREQRDRQRSPRTQQIPRVKPGHSTQDR; via the coding sequence GTGGCCGCATTGGCTGATAACAGCGCTCCGAAGAACCCCAACCAGCGGAACCTTGCCAATACGGAATCAAAAGGCAGCCTCGACACGCCCCTGAGCGCCCGCCAGCGGATCCTGCCCAAGTTCTCCCCGGATCCGGACGCGTTCGGGCACGCCACAGAAGGCTTTGCCCGGTTCATGGGCACCCCGCAGTTCCTGGTCTACATGACGGTGTTCTGCATCTTCTGGCTGGGCTGGAACACGTGGGCGCCCGTCGAGTGGCAGTTCGACTCGAGGGACCTTGGCTTCACCCTGCTGACCCTGATGCTCTCGCTGCAGGCTTCCTACGCGGCGCCCCTGCTGCTGCTGGCGCAGAACCGGCAGGATGACCGGGACCGCGTTTCTGTGCAGCAGGACCGCCAGCGCGCCGAACGAAACCTCTCCGACACCGAGTACCTGACCCGGGAACTCGCCTCCCTGCGGATCGCACTGCGCGAGGTAGCCACCCGCGACTACGTCCGGGCCGAACTGCGCTCACTCCTCGAAGACCTGCTGGAAGCCCAGGAGGAGCTGCGGACCCACGACGACACCGGACCCGGTTCGCACGAATCCCCACGCGACAAAGTGAAAGACAAGTTGCGCGAACAGCGGGACCGGCAACGCAGCCCGCGCACCCAGCAAATCCCCCGGGTGAAACCCGGCCATTCCACACAGGACCGCTAA
- the sigE gene encoding RNA polymerase sigma factor SigE, producing MSSSVVAPVPAVNNPDDEWVRPTWEEVVTNHSAKVYRLAYRLTGNKYDAEDLTQEVFVRVFRSLENFKPGTLDGWLHRITTNLFLDQARRKTRIRFDALAEDAESRLPGREPGPEQSFELNNLDLDVQAALEELPPDFRAAVVLCDLEGLSYDEVAEALGVKLGTVRSRIHRGRTMLREKLAHRDPRPQQSRRKLALPRIAGIL from the coding sequence ATGTCATCTTCAGTTGTGGCACCTGTCCCTGCAGTAAACAATCCCGACGATGAGTGGGTCCGTCCCACCTGGGAAGAAGTGGTCACCAACCACTCCGCAAAGGTCTACCGGCTGGCGTACCGGCTGACGGGCAACAAGTACGACGCCGAGGACCTCACCCAGGAGGTCTTCGTCCGCGTCTTCCGGTCGCTGGAGAACTTCAAGCCCGGAACGCTGGATGGCTGGCTCCACCGCATCACCACCAACCTGTTCCTTGACCAGGCCCGGCGGAAAACGCGCATCCGCTTCGACGCCCTTGCCGAGGATGCCGAGTCCCGGCTGCCCGGCCGCGAGCCGGGGCCCGAGCAGAGCTTCGAGCTGAACAACCTGGATTTGGACGTACAGGCCGCCCTGGAGGAACTTCCGCCGGACTTCCGTGCCGCCGTTGTTTTGTGCGACCTCGAGGGACTGTCTTATGACGAAGTGGCCGAGGCCCTGGGCGTCAAGCTCGGTACCGTCCGCTCGCGCATCCACCGCGGCCGGACCATGCTCCGCGAAAAGCTGGCCCACCGCGACCCCCGTCCGCAGCAGTCCCGCCGCAAGCTCGCGCTGCCGCGCATCGCCGGCATCCTCTGA
- a CDS encoding Mrp/NBP35 family ATP-binding protein yields MTQPIASTPLAEAVNAALSTVIDPELRRPITELGMVDSVQVSDDGKVTVAVLLTIAGCPLRDTITADSQKALFAVPGVTAVDVELKVMDQAQRDALKEKLRGAGGQRRIPFNEPDSLTRVYAVASGKGGVGKSSVTVNLATALAAQGLRVGIVDADVYGFSVPALMGIAQAPTQVDDMILPPVAYGVKVISIGMFVTGNQPVAWRGPMLHRALEQFLTDVYFGDLDALFLDLPPGTGDIAISVAQLLPKAEILVVTTPQAAAADVAERAGAIATQTGQKIAGVIENMSYLKMPDGSRMELFGSGGGAVLTERLSATVGTDVPLLGQIPLDIQLREGGDTGVPIVLGQPGSAGAVALAGIAGQLAAKPRGLAGMKLGLQPR; encoded by the coding sequence ATGACCCAACCCATTGCCAGCACGCCGTTGGCTGAGGCAGTCAACGCTGCCCTGTCCACAGTGATCGACCCCGAGCTCCGGCGTCCCATCACCGAGCTGGGCATGGTGGACTCGGTCCAGGTTTCCGACGACGGCAAGGTCACCGTGGCGGTCCTGCTCACCATCGCCGGCTGCCCGCTGCGGGACACTATCACCGCCGATTCGCAGAAGGCCCTTTTCGCCGTCCCCGGCGTCACCGCCGTCGACGTCGAGCTCAAAGTGATGGACCAGGCGCAGCGCGATGCCCTCAAGGAGAAGCTGCGCGGCGCCGGCGGCCAGCGCAGGATCCCGTTCAACGAACCGGATTCCCTCACCAGGGTCTATGCCGTAGCCAGCGGCAAGGGCGGAGTGGGCAAGTCCTCGGTGACGGTGAACCTGGCCACCGCACTGGCAGCCCAAGGCCTGCGCGTGGGCATCGTGGATGCGGACGTATACGGCTTCTCCGTGCCGGCGCTGATGGGCATCGCCCAGGCACCAACCCAGGTCGATGACATGATCCTCCCTCCGGTTGCCTACGGGGTGAAGGTCATCTCCATTGGCATGTTCGTTACCGGCAACCAGCCCGTTGCCTGGCGGGGGCCCATGCTGCACCGGGCCCTGGAACAGTTCCTCACCGACGTCTATTTCGGCGACCTGGATGCCCTGTTCCTGGACCTTCCGCCCGGTACGGGTGACATCGCCATCTCTGTGGCCCAGCTGCTGCCCAAGGCAGAAATCCTGGTGGTCACCACGCCCCAGGCGGCGGCTGCCGATGTTGCAGAACGAGCAGGCGCCATCGCCACCCAGACAGGGCAGAAGATCGCGGGCGTCATCGAGAACATGTCCTACCTGAAGATGCCCGACGGCAGCAGGATGGAACTTTTTGGAAGCGGCGGCGGGGCGGTGCTCACCGAGCGCCTCAGCGCCACGGTGGGGACGGACGTGCCGCTGCTGGGCCAGATTCCCCTGGACATCCAGCTGCGCGAAGGCGGGGACACGGGGGTTCCGATCGTCCTGGGCCAGCCCGGTTCGGCGGGGGCTGTCGCGCTGGCAGGCATCGCAGGCCAATTGGCTGCCAAACCCCGCGGGCTTGCCGGGATGAAGCTGGGACTGCAGCCGCGCTGA
- a CDS encoding anti-sigma factor, with product MRSQFPFGGRHQRTGSHLEDCQECAAAVRRERQYLERLRDAPIPPASQDLTARLLARTHELAAQPPAPTQQGGTSRMAARALGLAAGGTMAAAGVLAVGAFTAAGDPAAGPGGTEAAFSHVSSQTPADGRTLTAPQLATLRSEGWACPELQAMGFHLEAARALVVDGQPAVELRLTDGTHHATITEQHPVDHPPAGQQGAPLQVSGTSPWSATYRAAGLTISYRSDLPPEQADDALPILEQLADTATEGVDAAVPETPGSPAPEPLEARLERGISKIAAMFTQ from the coding sequence ATGAGGTCCCAGTTTCCTTTCGGCGGCAGGCATCAGCGCACCGGCAGCCACCTGGAGGATTGCCAGGAGTGTGCTGCAGCCGTGCGCCGGGAACGGCAGTACCTTGAGCGGCTGCGCGATGCTCCCATCCCGCCCGCCAGCCAGGACCTGACGGCACGGCTGCTGGCACGCACCCACGAACTGGCTGCCCAGCCCCCCGCACCCACACAGCAGGGCGGTACGTCCCGCATGGCCGCCCGTGCGCTGGGGCTCGCCGCGGGCGGAACCATGGCAGCGGCCGGTGTATTGGCCGTGGGTGCCTTCACGGCAGCCGGAGATCCAGCGGCCGGACCGGGGGGAACCGAAGCGGCCTTTTCGCACGTCTCCTCCCAGACCCCGGCGGACGGCCGGACCCTGACCGCCCCGCAGCTGGCCACGTTGCGGTCCGAGGGATGGGCCTGCCCGGAGCTGCAGGCCATGGGATTCCACCTTGAGGCCGCCAGGGCACTGGTGGTTGACGGGCAACCTGCGGTGGAGCTGCGGCTTACCGACGGTACGCATCACGCCACCATCACGGAACAACACCCGGTTGATCACCCACCTGCAGGCCAGCAGGGTGCCCCGCTGCAGGTTTCGGGTACCTCTCCCTGGTCTGCCACCTACCGGGCCGCAGGCCTCACCATCTCCTACCGCTCCGACCTGCCCCCGGAGCAGGCCGATGATGCGCTGCCCATCCTCGAGCAACTTGCCGATACCGCGACTGAAGGGGTTGACGCGGCCGTTCCGGAAACACCGGGAAGCCCCGCACCGGAGCCCCTGGAGGCACGGCTGGAGCGCGGAATCAGCAAGATCGCGGCCATGTTCACCCAGTGA
- a CDS encoding magnesium transporter MgtE N-terminal domain-containing protein, producing the protein MSTTPTRVFVARLLGLDVFDPLGDRLGRLRDVVVLSRGTQGAPHVVGIVVEVPGKKRVFVPMTRITSIDQTQIICTGLVNLRRFEQRGAETLVVAEMFDRRVTLRDGSGDATIEDIAIDQHRSRDWFVSKLFVRRGHSLSPLSRLRRNETLIIDWADAQQGPRTEPQAATQFVANHEDLKPADFAEALQEMSDKRRFEVASELQDERLADVLQELPEDDQVEILSALDVQRAADVLEEMDPDDAADLLGELPSAQAEELLQLMEPEGAEDVRRLLEYDEDTAGGLMTPVPVILPPEATVAEALAHVRREELSPALASSIFIARPPLETPTGRFLGVVHIQQLLRFPPFEALGNLVDKNLEPLSDQAHISEVARTLATYNLNSLPVVNDAGRLVGAVTVDDVLDHLLPDDWRAHDGEAPIRRLGGRIG; encoded by the coding sequence GTGAGTACAACACCTACCCGCGTCTTCGTGGCGCGCCTCCTGGGCCTCGATGTTTTCGACCCGCTGGGCGACCGGCTGGGCCGGTTGCGCGATGTTGTTGTGCTGTCCCGCGGAACCCAGGGAGCCCCGCACGTGGTGGGTATCGTGGTGGAAGTCCCGGGAAAGAAGCGCGTCTTCGTGCCCATGACGCGCATTACCTCGATCGACCAGACCCAGATCATCTGCACGGGCCTGGTCAACCTGCGCCGGTTTGAACAGCGCGGAGCCGAAACACTGGTGGTGGCCGAAATGTTCGACCGGCGGGTGACCCTCCGCGACGGCAGCGGCGACGCCACCATCGAGGACATCGCCATCGACCAGCACCGCTCCCGCGACTGGTTCGTCAGCAAGTTGTTTGTCCGCCGCGGCCATTCACTGTCACCCCTGAGCCGGCTGCGCCGCAACGAGACCCTGATCATCGACTGGGCGGACGCCCAGCAGGGGCCGCGCACCGAACCGCAGGCCGCCACCCAGTTCGTGGCCAACCACGAGGACCTCAAACCGGCTGACTTCGCCGAGGCGCTGCAGGAAATGAGCGACAAGCGCCGTTTCGAAGTGGCCAGCGAACTGCAGGACGAGCGGCTGGCAGACGTCCTCCAGGAACTGCCGGAAGACGACCAGGTGGAAATCCTGTCCGCGCTGGATGTCCAGCGCGCCGCGGATGTCCTGGAGGAGATGGACCCCGATGACGCCGCCGACCTCCTCGGTGAACTCCCCTCGGCCCAGGCGGAGGAACTGCTCCAGCTGATGGAGCCTGAAGGCGCAGAGGATGTCCGCCGCCTGCTCGAATACGACGAGGACACCGCCGGCGGGCTGATGACCCCGGTGCCGGTCATCCTGCCGCCGGAAGCCACGGTCGCCGAAGCCCTGGCGCACGTCCGGCGGGAGGAGCTCTCCCCTGCCCTGGCGTCGTCGATCTTCATTGCCCGGCCGCCGCTGGAAACGCCCACCGGCCGGTTCCTCGGCGTGGTGCACATCCAGCAGCTGCTGCGTTTCCCGCCGTTTGAGGCACTGGGAAACCTGGTGGACAAGAACCTCGAGCCGTTGTCCGACCAGGCGCACATCAGCGAAGTGGCCCGGACCCTGGCCACGTACAACCTGAACTCCCTCCCGGTGGTCAATGACGCCGGCCGGCTTGTGGGGGCGGTGACTGTTGATGACGTATTGGATCACTTGTTGCCGGACGACTGGCGCGCCCATGATGGCGAAGCCCCGATAAGAAGGCTGGGTGGCCGCATTGGCTGA
- a CDS encoding Sec-independent protein translocase TatB codes for MFGINGPEFILLLIIGVLVIGPQRLPEYTQKLANLVKELRRMASGAREQIKEEVGIDIDDVDWKKYDPRQYDPRRIIKEALLDDDTKPVSSGAPAAVAAVSGAAAAADAAPQRPERVVQRLAAGEPAPFDTEAT; via the coding sequence GTGTTTGGAATCAACGGCCCGGAGTTTATCCTTCTGCTGATCATTGGCGTCCTCGTGATCGGCCCCCAGCGGCTGCCTGAATACACCCAGAAGCTGGCAAACCTGGTCAAGGAACTCCGCCGCATGGCGTCCGGTGCGCGCGAACAGATCAAGGAAGAAGTGGGCATCGACATCGACGATGTCGACTGGAAGAAATACGATCCGCGCCAGTACGATCCCCGCCGCATCATCAAGGAAGCACTGCTCGACGACGACACCAAGCCCGTCAGTTCGGGAGCCCCTGCCGCCGTGGCCGCAGTTTCCGGTGCCGCAGCCGCCGCAGATGCAGCCCCCCAGCGGCCTGAGAGGGTTGTTCAGCGCCTGGCCGCGGGTGAACCCGCACCCTTCGACACTGAAGCCACCTAG